A window of Mangifera indica cultivar Alphonso chromosome 11, CATAS_Mindica_2.1, whole genome shotgun sequence contains these coding sequences:
- the LOC123228677 gene encoding trihelix transcription factor DF1-like, producing the protein MLAADDSSPVLGIPSTGDVAAPAAAPIGAQEVGGDVGSNSGGEDDKGDRNFGGNRWPRQETLALLKIRSDMDQVFRDSSLKGPLWEEVSRKLAELGYNRSAKKCKEKFENVYKYHKRTKDGRTGKPEGKHYKFFDQLEAFDHHHHHHHQHHSQSFTPPSSLSKPQTETPFQTVITSPPAPTVMAWTNSTNPIAQNTTQHVAANNPTPISSTPPSHSFPNISSNLFSSSTSSSTASDEEYLEVVGRSNKNNKRKRKWKAFFKRLTKEVIKKQEELQVKFLETIEKCEHERLVREEAWRIQEMTRINREHEILIQERSTAAAKDAAVVAFLQKISGLPPQINLIQSRENNPPHPPAGPPLEVAVRPQQPPQVLLPPAPTTTTINFDTTTPKPHNGNSGGVISISSSSRWPKAEVQALIKFRTDFDNKYQENGPKGPLWEEISVAMRSVGYNRSAKRCKEKWENINKYFKKVKVSNKKRSEDSKTCPYFNQLDALYKEKMMKPVNNPMVPLLVQPEQQWPLMQEDEDHHHNADQMQEDEEGEDVDTEDDEYEGGDGGGGGGGDGGGGYEIVAKKAASPMGNGE; encoded by the exons ATGCTAGCTGCAGACGACTCATCACCCGTGCTCGGAATCCCCTCCACCGGGGACGTTGCCGCCCCTGCCGCCGCGCCAATTGGAGCTCAGGAAGTTGGTGGTGATGTTGGCTCAAACTCTGGCGGCGAAGACGATAAAGGCGACCGCAATTTCGGCGGAAACCGGTGGCCAAGACAAGAAACTTTGGCTCTTTTGAAGATACGCTCCGATATGGATCAAGTGTTTCGTGATTCCAGTCTCAAAGGTCCATTATGGGAAGAAGTTTCAAG GAAATTAGCAGAGCTTGGGTATAATCGAAGTGCCAAGAAATGCAAAGAGAAGTTCGAAAATGTCTACAAGTATCACAAGAGAACCAAAGATGGCCGAACGGGTAAACCAGAGGGCAAACATTACAAATTCTTCGATCAATTAGAAGCTtttgatcatcatcatcatcatcatcatcagcaTCACTCTCAGTCGTTTACTCCACCATCTTCATTATCAAAACCTCAAACGGAAACTCCATTTCAAACTGTAATTACTTCTCCTCCTGCTCCAACCGTAATGGCTTGGACTAATTCAACAAACCCTATTGCCCAAAACACCACTCAACATGTTGCAGCAAATAACCCTACACCAATTTCGTCAACGCCTCCATCACATAGTTTTCCCAATATTTCATCTAATCTTTTCTCGAGCTCGACCTCGTCGTCGACGGCGTCGGACGAGGAGTATTTGGAAGTGGTGGGGAGGagtaataaaaacaataagAGGAAGCGGAAGTGGAAGGCCTTTTTTAAGAGGTTAACGAAAGAGGTGATCAAGAAGCAGGAGGAGCTGCAGGTTAAGTTCTTGGAGACAATCGAGAAATGCGAACATGAAAGATTGGTTCGTGAAGAAGCTTGGAGAATTCAAGAAATGACACGAATTAATCGGGAGCATGAAATTCTAATTCAAGAAAGAAGCACGGCGGCAGCTAAAGACGCCGCCGTCGTTGCATTCTTGCAGAAGATCTCTGGACTACCCCCTCAGATAAACTTGATCCAATCACGAGAAAATAATCCACCGCATCCGCCTGCTGGGCCGCCACTAGAAGTAGCGGTTAGGCCACAACAACCACCACAAGTTCTACTGCCACCGGCGCCTACAACAACTACGATTAATTTCGATACTACTACTCCGAAACCGCATAATGGCAATAGCGGTGGTGTTATATCAATATCGAGCTCGTCCAGATGGCCGAAAGCTGAAGTTCAAGCTTTGATAAAATTCCGAACTGATTTCGATAACAAGTATCAAGAGAACGGACCGAAAGGGCCTCTGTGGGAGGAGATCTCGGTGGCAATGCGAAGCGTGGGGTACAATCGGAGCGCGAAGCGGTGTAAAGAGAAGTGGGAgaacataaataagtatttcaAGAAAGTGAAGGTGAGCAACAAGAAGAGGTCGGAGGATTCGAAGACATGCCCGTATTTCAACCAGTTGGACGCTTTGTACaaagaaaagatgatgaaaCCGGTGAATAACCCGATGGTGCCATTGTTGGTTCAGCCGGAGCAACAATGGCCGTTGAtgcaagaagatgaagatcACCATCACAATGCAGATCAGAtgcaagaagatgaagaaggcGAAGATGTGGACACCGAAGACGACGAATACGAAGGTGGAGACGGCGGTGGCGGTGGCGGTGGAGATGGTGGTGGCGGTTACGAGATAGTAGCCAAAAAAGCAGCTTCTCCAATGGGAAATGGTGAGTGA
- the LOC123230018 gene encoding trihelix transcription factor DF1-like, which yields MLGEPSVSGDVATTATRDDEAGAADNIVGSNSGEEDKSRVNQLLEESDRSFGGNRWPRQETVALLKIRSDMDVAFRDASVKGPLWEEVSRKLAELGYNRSAKKCKEKFENVFKYHRRTKDGRTSKSHGKTYRFFDQLEAFEHHQAPSVTPSQPQPPKTQPTPVVAAALSASMPVAHNITVTSTVPSTTASLAIPSTNLPSVQVTNPLNYPSFQNISTDLPSNSTSSSSTSSDLELGARRKRKRKWRDFFERLMKEVVDKQEELQKKFLETIEKREHERIIREEAWRMQEMTRINREREILVQERSIAAAKDAAVMAFLQKLSDQQNPLTGQVQNINVPPVIQISQPPPAATQPVAVLAPAPAPVPLQPVSLPPAPQPQAQPGPQSQTRQVLNLEMSNGSNGDQNSMATSSSRWPKVEVLALINLRTNLDSRYQENGPKGPLWEEISAGMRKLGYNRNAKRCKEKWENINKYFKKVRESNKKRPEDCKTCPYFEQLDALYKEKNKFDSSSNQMKPENSVPLMVTPEQQWPPQPDQLRHQDSAMDDIESDQIGEEDEKDMGDDDEEDDGSGFEIVPNKQVAAVDATER from the exons ATGCTGGGGGAACCGTCAGTATCCGGCGATGTTGCCACCACAGCCACGAGAGACGATGAAGCTGGAGCTGCTGATAATATCGTTGGCTCAAATTCAGGCGAAGAAGATAAGAGTAGAGTTAATCAGCTTCTTGAAGAAAGTGATCGAAGTTTCGGAGGAAACCGGTGGCCAAGACAAGAGACTGTTGCACTCCTTAAAATAAGGTCAGACATGGACGTCGCCTTTCGAGATGCAAGTGTTAAAGGTCCACTGTGGGAAGAAGTTTCCAg GAAGCTAGCGGAGCTTGGTTATAATCGAAGTGCCAAGAAATGCAAGGAGAAATTTGAGAATGTTTTCAAGTATCACAGGAGAACCAAGGATGGCCGAACCAGTAAATCTCATGGTAAAACTTACAGATTTTTTGATCAATTAGAGGCTTTTGAACATCATCAAGCTCCTTCAGTGACACCTTCACAACCACAACCGCCCAAGACTCAGCCAACGCCGGTGGTGGCCGCAGCATTATCAGCATCAATGCCGGTGGCTCATAACATCACTGTTACTTCTACTGTTCCATCAACAACAGCAAGCCTGGCAATTCCTTCTACAAATTTACCTTCGGTACAAGTAACAAACCCTCTGAATTATCCTTCTTTTCAGAATATTTCCACTGATCTACCGTCGAATTCGACATCGTCGTCGTCGACTTCTTCGGACCTGGAATTGGGAGccagaaggaaaagaaaaagaaaatggaggGACTTCTTTGAGAGGTTGATGAAGGAAGTTGTGGACAAGCAGGAAGAGTTGCAGAAGAAATTCTTGGAAACAATAGAGAAACGTGAGCATGAAAGAATAATTAGAGAAGAAGCTTGGCGAATGCAAGAAATGACAAGAATTAATAGAGAGCGAGAAATTTTAGTTCAAGAAAGATCCATTGCTGCAGCTAAAGATGCAGCTGTAATGGCTTTCTTGCAAAAATTATCCGATCAGCAAAACCCCCTTACTGGGCAAGTACAAAATATAAATGTTCCTCCAGTAATACAAATATCTCAGCCACCACCGGCGGCAACGCAGCCTGTAGCAGTACTAGCACCAGCACCGGCACCGGTTCCGCTACAGCCAGTATCATTGCCTCCAGCACCTCAGCCGCAGGCACAACCAGGACCACAATCACAGACACGACAGGTATTAAATTTAGAGATGTCAAATGGGTCAAATGGGGACCAAAATTCAATGGCAACAAGCTCTTCAAGATGGCCAAAAGTTGAGGTTCTAGCATTGATTAATCTAAGGACTAATCTTGACTCTAGGTATCAAGAAAATGGACCTAAAGGGCCATTATGGGAAGAAATCTCAGCAGGGATGAGAAAGCTAGGTTACAATCGCAATGCCAAAAGATGCAAAGAGAAATGGGAGAATATAAACAAGTACTTCAAGAAAGTGAGAGAAAGCAACAAGAAAAGGCCCGAGGACTGCAAAACTTGCCCATATTTCGAGCAACTTGACGctttatataaagaaaagaacaaatttgATAGCTCTTCCAATCAAATGAAGCCCGAAAACTCAGTGCCATTAATGGTAACACCCGAGCAGCAATGGCCGCCTCAGCCTGATCAACTTCGACATCAAGACTCCGCCATGGACGACATCGAGAGCGATCAAATTGGAGAAGAAGACGAGAAAGATATGGGGGATGacgatgaagaagatgatggaagTGGCTTCGAAATTGTGCCAAACAAACAAGTTGCGGCGGTCGATGCAACCGAAAGGtaa